The Streptomyces sp. DG1A-41 genomic sequence AACCTTGCGGTGACGCAGATGGTAAAGGCCCGCCACCCGGAAGGGCAGCGGGCCGTGCGAAATTCAACGGAGAATCAGGCGGTGACGGCGGTGGTCCACCACACCGTGGTGTCGGCGGGCACCTTCGCCTCGTCGTCGACCTCGACGATCTCCCCGCTCGCGACCAGCACCCGGCCGTACGCCGGCATCGCCACCGACTCGCCGGTGGTGTTGGCGACACACACGAACTCCCCGCGCCGGAAGGCGAGCACGCCCTCGGGCGCCCGCAGCCACTCCACGGAGGAGCCGGCGCCGAGGTCGGACTGCTCGCGGCGCACGGCGAGCGCGGCCCGGTACAGCTCCAGGGTCGAGCCGGGCTCGCCGGTCTGCGCCTCGACGCTCAGCTCGCCCCAGCCCTTCGGCTGCGGCAGCCAGCTGCCACCGTCACCGAAGCCGTACGAGGACCCGGTCCGGGTCCACGGGATCGGCACCCGGCACCCGTCACGGAAGCCGTCCTGGCCCGCGCCCCGGAAGTACGCCGGGTCCTGGCGCACCTCGTCCGGCAGGTCGACGACGTCCGGAAGGCCCAGCTCCTCGCCCTGGTAGATGTAGGCCGAGCCGGGCAGCGCGAGCATCAGCAGGGTCGCGGCCCGGGCCCTGCGCAGGCCCAGGTCCCGGTCGCCGGCCAGGCGGATCTGGGTGCCGAGGCCGGGCGGGTTGGCGAAGCGGGTGGCGTGCCGGGTCACGTCGTGGTTGGACAGGACCCAGGTGGCCGGGGCGCCGACCGGGCGCATGGCCTCCAAGGTGCGGTCGATGACCTCGCGCATCTCCGCGGCGTCCCAGTGCGTACTGAGGTACTGGAAGTTGAAGGCCTGGTGCAGTTCGTCCGGGCGGACGTAGTTGGCGGTGCGCTCGATGGTCGGGGTCCATGCCTCCGCGACGAAGATGCGGTCGCCCGCGTACTCGTCGAGGATCAGCCGCCACTGCCGGTAGATCTCGTGCACCCCGTCCTGGTCGAAGAACGGCATGACATCGTTGCCCAGCAGCTTCACCTGGTCATGGGATCCAAGGTCGGGCAGCCCCTCCGCCTTCACCAGACCGTGGGCGACATCGATCCGGAAGCCGTCGACGCCCATGTCCAGCCAGAAGCGCAGGATGGAACGGAACTCGTCGCCCACCGCCG encodes the following:
- a CDS encoding glycoside hydrolase family 13 protein, with translation MSQHHSAAPTPTSASAVATVAKRRDWWRDAVIYQVYPRSFADSNGDGMGDLEGVRTRLPYLRDLGVDAVWLSPFYASPQADAGYDVADYRAVDPMFGNLLDADALIRDAHELGLRIIVDLVPNHSSDQHEWFKRAVAEGPGSPLRDRYHFRPGKGKNGELPPNDWESIFGGPAWTRVTEPDGTPGEWYLHLFAPEQPDFNWEHPAVGDEFRSILRFWLDMGVDGFRIDVAHGLVKAEGLPDLGSHDQVKLLGNDVMPFFDQDGVHEIYRQWRLILDEYAGDRIFVAEAWTPTIERTANYVRPDELHQAFNFQYLSTHWDAAEMREVIDRTLEAMRPVGAPATWVLSNHDVTRHATRFANPPGLGTQIRLAGDRDLGLRRARAATLLMLALPGSAYIYQGEELGLPDVVDLPDEVRQDPAYFRGAGQDGFRDGCRVPIPWTRTGSSYGFGDGGSWLPQPKGWGELSVEAQTGEPGSTLELYRAALAVRREQSDLGAGSSVEWLRAPEGVLAFRRGEFVCVANTTGESVAMPAYGRVLVASGEIVEVDDEAKVPADTTVWWTTAVTA